Proteins co-encoded in one Candidatus Nitrosacidococcus tergens genomic window:
- a CDS encoding class I SAM-dependent methyltransferase has protein sequence MLSHCRDECCKRNLPLNLTRQTFEEFSYDKNFATIVIPAGSFQLVTDEAAAVAVLKRFYDHLAPNGRLIIDLDPIGGILAPSGPIRSWTTENGDLLTLTDNRVETNYLLQTTLSHSRYEHWRDGALIATELDLFKLRWWGVNKFRLALEAVGFSDVHVLGNYQHARAPQPEDEIFTFEARRAI, from the coding sequence ATGTTGAGCCACTGCCGGGACGAGTGTTGCAAGCGCAATCTTCCATTGAACCTGACCCGGCAGACGTTCGAAGAATTCTCCTATGACAAGAACTTCGCCACTATCGTCATTCCGGCAGGGTCATTTCAGTTGGTGACCGATGAAGCTGCCGCAGTTGCCGTGTTGAAACGCTTTTATGATCATCTGGCCCCGAATGGTCGGTTGATCATCGACCTCGATCCGATCGGCGGCATACTTGCTCCCTCCGGTCCCATTCGGAGTTGGACGACCGAGAACGGCGACCTGCTGACTTTGACCGACAACCGAGTGGAGACCAACTACCTCTTGCAGACGACGCTTTCGCATAGTCGCTATGAACACTGGCGGGACGGGGCGCTGATTGCGACTGAACTCGATCTGTTCAAATTGCGCTGGTGGGGAGTCAATAAGTTCCGACTGGCGCTGGAGGCTGTCGGGTTTTCGGACGTGCATGTGTTGGGCAACTATCAGCACGCACGGGCACCGCAGCCGGAGGACGAGATTTTCACCTTCGAGGCCCGACGAGCGATATAG
- a CDS encoding M48 family metallopeptidase, with translation MNTKYILFFTGLISLLIAACATSPTGRHQLSFFSTDEIAKMGDASYEQIKKDTPISSDPTINTYVQCVVNALTAIVPKPPNGADWKVTVFKEDETINAFALPGGNIGVYTGILQTAKNADQLAAVIGHELGHVIADHGNARISTQYTTQASLQLIQVMLSGSSWNGVIGDQLMGLLGVGTQVGIALPFSRAEESEADVLGLEYMAKAGFNPQQSVQLWKNMMAADSGKGPSELLSTHPSNQTRIDNLEKHMPKATDLYQKAVAEGKHPKCILSTTSKG, from the coding sequence ATGAATACTAAATATATTCTTTTCTTCACAGGGCTAATTAGTTTATTAATTGCTGCCTGTGCTACCTCACCTACTGGGCGGCATCAACTCTCTTTCTTTTCAACAGATGAGATAGCAAAGATGGGAGATGCATCCTATGAACAAATTAAAAAGGATACCCCCATTTCTAGTGATCCAACTATTAATACCTATGTTCAATGCGTGGTTAATGCTCTCACTGCTATAGTCCCTAAACCACCTAATGGTGCTGATTGGAAAGTTACAGTATTTAAGGAAGATGAAACCATCAACGCTTTTGCTCTCCCGGGCGGCAATATTGGTGTTTACACAGGGATTCTGCAAACTGCTAAAAACGCCGATCAGCTTGCTGCTGTGATTGGTCATGAGTTAGGTCACGTGATTGCCGATCATGGTAATGCGCGTATATCTACTCAATACACTACTCAAGCAAGCCTCCAACTAATCCAAGTAATGCTTAGTGGATCTTCTTGGAATGGCGTGATTGGAGACCAGTTAATGGGTTTGCTTGGCGTAGGAACACAAGTAGGTATTGCTCTGCCCTTTAGTCGTGCAGAAGAGAGCGAAGCAGATGTATTAGGACTTGAATATATGGCTAAAGCAGGGTTCAATCCACAACAAAGCGTTCAGCTCTGGAAAAATATGATGGCTGCCGATAGTGGAAAAGGGCCTTCAGAACTACTCTCTACCCACCCTTCAAATCAAACTCGTATTGATAACTTAGAAAAGCATATGCCAAAAGCAACTGATCTCTATCAAAAAGCAGTTGCTGAAGGTAAGCACCCTAAATGCATTCTTTCTACTACTTCTAAGGGTTAG
- the pepN gene encoding aminopeptidase N, which translates to MSEGKINKTVYLKDYCPPDYQIKTVHLSFYLGEEHTRVYSKLSITRSLGKKTPLILHGEALKLLSIQLNGQLLTESAYQINSESLTLHQVPDYFILEIETKIYPQKNTTLSGLYVSEGNFCTQCEAEGFRRITYFLDCPDVMATYTTTIIGNKEKYPVLLSNGNLIDQGDKENGEHFAIWQDPFPKPSYLFALVAGKLSSIQDKFITLSRREVNLSIYVQPHNIEKCTYAMASLKRSMAWDEQVYGREYDLDNYMIVAVDDFNMGAMENKGLNIFNSKFVLANPETATDTDYQYIEGVIGHEYFHNWSGNRVTCRDWFQLSLKEGFTVFRDQQFSASQSGSVVKRIEDVNRLRTYQFREDAGPMAHPVRPESYEEINNFYTVTIYEKGAEVVRMLHTLLGETGFRKGTDLYFERHNGQAVTTDDFVKALEDANQVDFSQFRLWYSQAGTPELHVQSSYDADQQTYSLKIKQACPPTPDQPYKKPFHLPLTIGLLDSQGKDIPLQLVGENNRIKGTQTLEIKNQEETFTFENISMSPTPSLLRGFSAPVKLHFELSDKERCFLLAYDNDSFNRWEAGQQLAVKIILSLTKDYQEGNLLKVSSIFIEAIAKFLENYKTDNQSFIAQLLILPSEHYLSEFMEVIDPEALYQARTFLRKTLAHSLKDYFNTIYHQLTSEKPYSFNPQEVARRTLRNICLGYLMMLDETEIHQRCFHQFKTADNMTDSIAALSYLADTKSTERESALSIFYERWKQDSLVMDKWLSIQASAKRDDTFEIVEQLSGHSAFKLTNPNKVRALIGTFCQNNLVNFHHPSGNGYKFLGEYICKLDPLNPQIAARLVSIFSFWKRYDPKRQTLMKDQLEQISRSPNLSKDVQEITLKSLKMN; encoded by the coding sequence ATGTCTGAGGGTAAAATAAATAAAACTGTTTATTTAAAAGATTATTGTCCCCCAGACTATCAAATTAAAACCGTTCATTTATCTTTTTATCTTGGTGAGGAGCACACTAGGGTTTATTCTAAGCTGAGTATTACTCGTTCTCTAGGAAAAAAAACTCCTCTTATTTTACATGGGGAAGCACTTAAATTACTCTCTATTCAGCTTAATGGACAGCTACTTACAGAGAGTGCTTATCAGATAAACTCTGAATCCCTTACCTTACATCAGGTACCTGATTATTTTATTCTAGAAATAGAAACTAAAATCTATCCTCAAAAGAATACTACCCTCTCTGGGCTTTATGTTTCAGAGGGAAATTTTTGTACCCAATGTGAAGCGGAAGGATTTCGAAGGATCACCTATTTCCTAGATTGCCCTGACGTAATGGCAACTTATACTACAACTATTATTGGAAATAAGGAAAAATACCCAGTATTACTTTCTAATGGAAATTTAATTGATCAAGGAGATAAAGAAAACGGAGAACATTTTGCTATATGGCAGGATCCTTTTCCAAAACCTTCCTATCTATTCGCTCTGGTTGCAGGTAAATTATCCAGTATTCAAGACAAGTTTATAACTTTATCCAGACGAGAAGTTAATTTATCTATTTACGTACAGCCCCATAATATTGAAAAATGTACCTATGCCATGGCCTCATTAAAACGATCTATGGCTTGGGATGAACAAGTCTATGGTCGAGAATATGATTTAGATAATTATATGATTGTGGCAGTGGATGATTTCAATATGGGTGCTATGGAAAATAAAGGATTAAATATCTTTAATTCCAAGTTTGTTCTAGCGAACCCTGAAACTGCAACTGATACAGATTATCAATATATTGAAGGCGTGATTGGTCATGAGTATTTTCATAACTGGTCTGGTAATCGAGTCACTTGCCGAGATTGGTTTCAATTAAGCCTTAAAGAGGGATTTACTGTTTTTCGAGATCAACAGTTTAGCGCTAGCCAGAGTGGCTCCGTAGTGAAACGCATTGAAGATGTTAATCGTCTCCGTACTTATCAGTTTCGAGAAGATGCAGGTCCTATGGCACATCCAGTTCGCCCTGAATCCTATGAAGAAATCAATAATTTCTATACCGTCACCATTTATGAAAAAGGAGCAGAAGTAGTACGAATGCTCCATACTTTACTTGGAGAAACTGGTTTTCGTAAGGGTACCGATCTTTATTTTGAACGCCATAATGGGCAGGCAGTTACCACCGATGATTTTGTCAAAGCTTTAGAAGACGCCAATCAAGTGGATTTCTCTCAATTTCGCCTTTGGTATAGTCAGGCAGGTACCCCAGAGCTTCATGTGCAAAGTAGTTACGATGCCGATCAGCAAACCTATAGCCTAAAAATAAAACAAGCTTGCCCACCTACCCCGGATCAGCCCTATAAAAAGCCGTTTCATTTGCCTCTAACCATAGGTTTATTAGATTCCCAAGGTAAGGATATTCCCTTACAGCTTGTAGGGGAAAACAATAGGATTAAAGGTACTCAAACTCTTGAGATAAAAAACCAAGAAGAAACCTTTACTTTTGAAAATATATCTATGAGTCCAACTCCTTCCCTACTACGTGGATTTTCCGCTCCTGTCAAACTTCATTTTGAATTAAGCGATAAGGAGCGTTGTTTTCTACTAGCCTATGACAATGATTCCTTTAATCGTTGGGAAGCTGGCCAACAACTTGCAGTAAAAATAATTCTAAGCCTTACTAAGGACTATCAGGAAGGTAACCTTCTTAAGGTATCTTCTATTTTTATAGAAGCCATAGCAAAGTTTTTAGAAAATTATAAAACAGATAATCAATCATTTATTGCCCAACTGCTTATTCTTCCTTCAGAGCATTATCTCTCTGAGTTTATGGAAGTAATTGACCCTGAAGCGCTTTATCAAGCGAGAACCTTTTTAAGAAAAACATTGGCGCACAGCTTAAAAGATTATTTTAATACTATTTATCATCAGCTTACTTCAGAAAAACCGTACTCTTTTAACCCACAAGAAGTAGCAAGACGTACTTTACGCAATATATGTCTTGGCTATCTGATGATGCTAGATGAAACGGAAATTCATCAACGCTGTTTTCATCAGTTTAAAACAGCAGATAATATGACCGATAGCATTGCTGCTTTAAGCTATCTAGCAGATACAAAAAGCACTGAAAGAGAATCAGCACTAAGTATATTTTATGAGCGGTGGAAACAAGATTCTTTAGTGATGGATAAGTGGCTCAGTATTCAGGCTAGTGCTAAACGTGATGATACTTTTGAGATTGTAGAACAGCTTAGCGGTCACTCTGCCTTTAAACTAACTAATCCTAATAAAGTACGTGCCTTAATTGGAACATTTTGCCAAAATAATCTTGTTAATTTTCATCATCCTAGTGGAAATGGCTATAAATTTCTCGGAGAATATATTTGTAAATTAGATCCGCTTAATCCACAAATTGCAGCACGCCTTGTAAGTATCTTTAGTTTTTGGAAACGCTATGATCCAAAACGGCAAACATTAATGAAAGATCAGTTGGAGCAAATCTCTCGCAGTCCAAATTTGTCTAAAGATGTACAAGAAATTACATTAAAAAGTTTGAAAATGAATTAA
- a CDS encoding 2-aminoethylphosphonate aminotransferase — MILLNPGPVNLSHRVRKAFLGPDLCHRESEFFDLQDEIKKQLLAAYKLNPEKWAAVLLSGSGTAAVEAMISSLVPTQGKLLIIENGIYGERITKIAKIHKIKHITLSHSWGEEINFDQLEQTLKKDPKITHVAVIHHETTTGRLNSLETIGRICQQIGVQLLVDGVSSFGAELISFDHWGISGLAATANKCLHGAPGAAFVIVRRDSFPETPLKRSFYLDLASYCQEQDQRGTPFTPAVQSFYVLHEALQEFTDLGGWHARRSHYRQLGNLVEQEFKQLGIKPLLSRKDSSCVLHSYHLPETLAYQSLHDQLKKRGFIIYAGQGKLNTKIFRVATMGAITIQDMQQFIMAVKKIKFI; from the coding sequence ATGATTTTACTTAATCCAGGTCCTGTTAATTTAAGTCATCGAGTAAGAAAAGCTTTTTTAGGCCCTGATTTATGCCATCGAGAATCTGAATTTTTTGATCTTCAAGATGAAATCAAAAAACAGTTACTAGCAGCTTATAAGCTTAATCCTGAAAAGTGGGCAGCAGTATTGCTAAGTGGTTCAGGCACTGCTGCTGTAGAGGCAATGATCAGTAGTCTTGTTCCTACCCAAGGAAAATTATTGATTATTGAAAATGGAATTTATGGTGAGCGAATTACTAAAATTGCTAAAATTCATAAAATAAAACATATTACTTTATCCCATAGCTGGGGAGAAGAAATTAACTTTGATCAATTAGAACAAACTCTGAAAAAAGATCCTAAAATTACCCATGTAGCAGTTATTCATCATGAAACTACAACAGGACGGCTCAATTCTTTAGAAACAATTGGTAGAATTTGTCAGCAAATAGGAGTTCAGCTTTTAGTTGATGGAGTAAGCAGCTTTGGTGCAGAGTTGATCTCTTTTGATCATTGGGGAATCAGTGGGCTTGCTGCTACGGCGAATAAGTGTCTCCACGGTGCTCCGGGTGCTGCCTTTGTGATAGTACGACGAGATAGCTTTCCTGAAACTCCCCTGAAACGGAGCTTTTATTTAGATTTAGCCTCCTATTGTCAGGAACAAGATCAGCGAGGTACGCCTTTTACCCCTGCGGTTCAGTCTTTTTATGTTCTACACGAAGCTTTACAAGAGTTTACGGATTTAGGTGGTTGGCATGCTAGAAGAAGTCACTATCGGCAACTAGGTAATCTTGTAGAGCAAGAATTTAAGCAACTTGGCATTAAACCCCTGCTTTCTCGCAAAGATTCTTCCTGTGTACTGCATTCCTATCATCTTCCAGAAACCCTTGCGTACCAATCCTTACATGATCAATTAAAAAAACGTGGATTTATTATTTATGCAGGTCAAGGGAAGTTAAATACTAAGATTTTTCGAGTAGCTACCATGGGTGCAATTACTATTCAAGATATGCAACAGTTTATCATGGCAGTAAAAAAGATTAAATTTATTTAA